The DNA window AGAGATGTAGTCGAAGAGGCTATAAAACAAGCAGGAAAGAAAAGTGACGATCTTATCGGCGAGCCTATCGTTTCAAAATTTGATAGAAAAGATGGCAAGATCGACGTTGAGCTAACAGTTTCATTTAAACCAAGCGTCGATGTGAGCGGCTATGAGAGCTTGATACCTGAGTTTTCAAACCCACGTGTTTTGAAAAAAGATATCGATGAGAAGAAAACTGAACTTTTAAAAATGATAGCTCCACTTGAGAAAATTGATGGCAAAAGAGGTCTAAAGGTTGGCGATTTTGCTAAATTTGACTTTGAAGGCTTTGTTGATGGCGTTGCATTTGATGGTGGTAAGGCTGAAAACTATGTGCTTGAGATCGGCTCAAATCAATTCATTCCAGGCTTTGAAGATGGTATGGTAGGCATAAAAGCTGGTGGCGAAAAAGATATCGAGGTTAAATTCCCAGAAAACTATGGAGCTACACATTTAGCTGGCAAAGACGCCGTTTTTAAAGTCAAACTTCATGAAATTCAAGAGAAAAAAATTCCTGAAAAACTAGATGAAGAGATGCTAAAAACTTTACTTCCAAATGAAGAAAAACCAACTGAAGAGCTACTTGATGAGCGCATAAAAGAGCAAATCCGTCAAGAGAAAATTTATAAACTTATAAATGATGAGCTTAAGCCAAAATTTGCTGAAGCTGCGGTCGAGAAATTTAAATTTGACGTGCCAAAAAATATTGTCGAGCAAGAGATTGATATGCAGTTTAGAAACGCATGGAGCTCATTTACTCCAGATGATATGAAAAAATTTAGAGAGGACAAAGATGCTCTTTCTAAAAAACGTGACGAGTTTAGAAAAGACGCTGAAAATAGCGTTCGTTTAACTTTCATCATCGATGAACTAGCTCGTGTAAGAGGCGTAAAAGTAAGCGATCAAGAGG is part of the Campylobacter concisus genome and encodes:
- the tig gene encoding trigger factor, with amino-acid sequence MEIKTKALDSVNTLASTTISADAIKSSVEKLAKKAAKTMKVDGFRQGHVPVAIVLKRYEKELTNDAEQDVLRDVVEEAIKQAGKKSDDLIGEPIVSKFDRKDGKIDVELTVSFKPSVDVSGYESLIPEFSNPRVLKKDIDEKKTELLKMIAPLEKIDGKRGLKVGDFAKFDFEGFVDGVAFDGGKAENYVLEIGSNQFIPGFEDGMVGIKAGGEKDIEVKFPENYGATHLAGKDAVFKVKLHEIQEKKIPEKLDEEMLKTLLPNEEKPTEELLDERIKEQIRQEKIYKLINDELKPKFAEAAVEKFKFDVPKNIVEQEIDMQFRNAWSSFTPDDMKKFREDKDALSKKRDEFRKDAENSVRLTFIIDELARVRGVKVSDQEVVQAIYFEAYRSGQDPKAHLEMYRNQGMLPAIKMSMIEEKLFGELFNKEKDEKKASKKEKAE